From Candidatus Sphingomonas colombiensis, one genomic window encodes:
- a CDS encoding DUF3240 family protein, producing the protein MADIILSFHCGAADAPPLGELLRAATGAPVHIRAEAVLGHDFSDATTAERVSGRLDRRVIELIVDERQCTSLVAAIDNARRGGPVRWHATPIIARGRLA; encoded by the coding sequence ATGGCTGATATTATCCTGTCTTTTCATTGCGGCGCGGCGGATGCGCCGCCGCTGGGCGAACTGCTGCGCGCCGCAACCGGCGCGCCCGTCCACATTCGTGCCGAGGCGGTGCTGGGCCATGACTTTTCCGATGCCACCACGGCCGAACGGGTTTCCGGGCGGCTCGATCGGCGCGTGATCGAACTGATCGTGGACGAGCGGCAATGCACGTCGTTGGTCGCCGCCATCGACAATGCGCGGCGCGGTGGCCCGGTGCGCTGGCACGCGACCCCGATCATCGCACGAGGTAGATTGGCATGA
- a CDS encoding efflux RND transporter periplasmic adaptor subunit: MERRIWLIGGAATAVAAAGLWWLSPADKVSSDKPAPAAAVATKTSDFIALKPDQVRALGISLAAAERAETVPIAVLPARIAPPPNARVAVAAQLAGVVTRVFVVDGQEVRAGQPLATVASRDMVSLNADLARARSRQAIARADAGRLAQLAREGIIAPSRADQAQAVARQSDVDVGEQARLIALTGGGHGGGAGYTLVAPISGRVSSMNAETGKALDVGTSPFVIDGGGALQVTAQLPERLIGTVRPGMRVRVGGNGVGTVLAVGGSINPETRSTTVTASLPAASGVVAGGAMPVTIDGPAPEGAVSIPARALVDIDGRMSVFVLAKGGVVIRPVTTIHGAGEHAIVTAGLRVGERVVSSGISELKMLAGAR, from the coding sequence ATGGAACGTCGCATCTGGTTGATTGGGGGAGCGGCCACCGCTGTAGCCGCCGCAGGCTTGTGGTGGCTCTCGCCCGCCGACAAAGTTTCTTCCGATAAGCCGGCGCCCGCAGCCGCCGTTGCGACCAAGACAAGCGATTTCATCGCGCTCAAGCCGGATCAGGTACGCGCGCTGGGGATCAGTCTCGCGGCGGCCGAGCGTGCGGAAACAGTGCCGATCGCGGTGTTGCCAGCACGGATCGCGCCGCCACCCAACGCACGCGTCGCGGTGGCCGCACAGCTCGCCGGGGTAGTGACGCGCGTGTTCGTGGTGGATGGGCAGGAGGTGCGCGCCGGCCAGCCGCTCGCCACCGTCGCCAGCCGCGACATGGTGAGCCTCAACGCCGATCTGGCGCGCGCGCGGTCGCGGCAGGCGATCGCGCGCGCCGATGCCGGGCGGCTCGCACAACTCGCTCGTGAAGGCATTATCGCACCGTCGCGTGCCGATCAGGCGCAGGCCGTGGCCCGGCAGAGCGACGTCGATGTCGGCGAACAGGCGCGGCTGATCGCTCTGACCGGCGGCGGCCATGGCGGCGGAGCAGGCTATACCTTGGTCGCACCGATCAGCGGCCGTGTCAGCAGCATGAACGCGGAGACCGGCAAGGCGCTCGACGTCGGCACATCCCCCTTCGTGATCGACGGCGGCGGGGCGTTGCAGGTGACCGCCCAACTTCCCGAGCGGCTGATCGGCACGGTTCGCCCCGGCATGCGCGTGCGTGTCGGTGGAAATGGCGTCGGCACGGTGCTGGCGGTGGGTGGCTCGATCAATCCTGAAACGCGTTCGACCACCGTAACCGCGAGCCTTCCTGCCGCGTCCGGCGTCGTCGCGGGTGGCGCGATGCCGGTAACGATCGACGGACCGGCACCGGAAGGGGCGGTGAGCATCCCGGCGCGTGCGCTGGTGGATATCGATGGCCGCATGAGCGTGTTCGTCCTGGCGAAGGGCGGGGTCGTCATCCGCCCGGTGACCACGATTCATGGCGCGGGCGAGCATGCCATCGTCACGGCCGGGCTGCGCGTGGGCGAGCGGGTCGTTTCATCCGGGATCAGCGAGCTAAAGATGCTCGCGGGCGCGCGTTAA